Proteins from a genomic interval of Paraburkholderia sp. FT54:
- a CDS encoding integrase translates to MSRRRPEFQTLDLASWPTIAWTELDATAGSRVQRHIDAIERYAKNEPVGSIEAATGVNRRQLYRLLDRALSLHADGRLYGFRALVAHARVTEYTRMLPVTLRGERGGAVGALSLLFERYPRLAAWLVLQIRQRRVTVKQIPSDDGIRIRLHGLRALHDRFLQECRQLGLTAADYPFNTAGRAIRSLSSRVKAELLRGFGTVAAAAGASHLKGLPRSDDVPAPAATRPYQVVEFDGHRLDVRLKVVVRDPLGFEHEFEIERVWLLAIIDVCTRVVLGYHLALTREYSRYDVIKTIENALEPRPVRAFTIPGLACQMQEGFASQRMPELAYVTWECIRLDNAKANLAGETLSALCEFVGCIVSAGPKHSPDERPYIERFFGTIASRLSSRLPGYTGSHPRDLRRALADPEGNLRLYVSIDELDELITYSIANYHGTPHGGLNGATPLEAMEFFVRGRGQLLTWLPEVRRRTLCLMQSARHCRVRGYLALGVRPHINLFGVRYTNMVLASSAQLIGQSLRIYINADDLRCVRAFLADGRELGVLDAQGAWRVMPHNLTLRREILKARSSGSSGHMSVENPIDAYVQTKVAAAGRSRRAASDAARTLRLLANAPTARTPTGPLAPDAFPETPPAEAAEGTVVVADTAPVEPVRPRTLGIGTGQVF, encoded by the coding sequence ATGAGCCGGCGCAGACCCGAATTTCAGACGCTGGATCTCGCCTCATGGCCCACGATCGCATGGACAGAACTCGACGCCACCGCGGGCAGTCGCGTCCAAAGGCATATCGACGCAATTGAGCGTTATGCCAAAAATGAGCCTGTCGGAAGTATTGAGGCCGCAACTGGAGTCAACCGCAGACAGCTCTACCGGCTTCTCGACAGGGCGCTCTCGCTGCATGCCGACGGTCGGCTATACGGCTTCCGTGCGCTCGTTGCTCATGCCCGCGTGACGGAATACACACGCATGCTGCCCGTTACCTTGCGCGGCGAACGGGGCGGTGCCGTCGGCGCGCTTTCACTGCTGTTTGAGCGGTATCCGAGACTCGCTGCGTGGCTGGTTCTGCAGATCAGACAGCGCCGCGTGACAGTCAAGCAGATACCTTCCGACGACGGCATCCGGATCCGGCTGCACGGTTTGCGGGCCTTGCACGATAGATTTCTGCAGGAGTGTCGGCAGCTGGGCCTGACGGCCGCCGATTATCCGTTCAACACCGCCGGGCGCGCGATCCGGTCGCTGTCTTCACGGGTGAAGGCGGAGCTTTTGCGCGGTTTTGGAACGGTAGCGGCGGCTGCCGGCGCTTCGCATCTGAAGGGACTGCCACGTTCCGACGATGTACCTGCTCCCGCAGCGACACGGCCGTATCAGGTTGTCGAATTCGATGGTCACCGGCTCGATGTGCGGCTGAAGGTTGTCGTTCGCGATCCGCTCGGCTTCGAGCATGAGTTTGAAATCGAGCGCGTGTGGCTGCTGGCGATCATCGACGTATGCACGCGGGTCGTGCTTGGCTATCACCTGGCGCTGACCCGCGAATACAGTCGTTACGATGTGATCAAAACGATCGAGAACGCGCTCGAACCGCGGCCGGTGCGCGCCTTCACCATACCCGGACTAGCCTGCCAGATGCAGGAGGGTTTCGCGTCACAGCGCATGCCCGAGCTTGCCTACGTCACTTGGGAGTGCATCCGACTCGACAATGCGAAGGCGAATCTCGCCGGAGAAACGCTGTCTGCACTCTGCGAGTTCGTTGGCTGCATCGTCAGTGCAGGACCGAAGCACAGTCCGGACGAGCGCCCGTATATCGAGCGCTTCTTTGGCACAATCGCCAGCCGACTGTCCTCACGCCTGCCCGGCTATACGGGCTCCCATCCTCGTGACCTGCGCCGTGCGCTGGCCGACCCGGAAGGTAATCTCCGCCTGTATGTGTCGATCGATGAGCTGGACGAGTTGATTACTTATTCGATTGCAAACTATCACGGCACGCCTCACGGCGGGCTGAATGGCGCAACGCCGCTCGAAGCGATGGAGTTCTTTGTTCGTGGAAGGGGGCAACTGCTGACCTGGTTGCCCGAAGTGCGCCGACGTACGTTATGCCTGATGCAATCCGCGCGGCACTGCCGTGTGCGCGGCTATCTTGCGCTTGGCGTCCGTCCTCACATTAACCTGTTCGGCGTGCGCTATACCAACATGGTCCTTGCCAGCAGCGCCCAGTTGATTGGCCAGTCGCTTCGCATCTACATCAACGCTGACGATCTGCGCTGCGTGCGAGCTTTCCTCGCCGATGGCCGTGAGCTCGGCGTCCTTGACGCGCAGGGTGCCTGGCGTGTGATGCCGCACAACCTGACGTTGCGCAGGGAAATCCTGAAGGCGAGGAGCAGCGGGAGCTCAGGACATATGTCGGTAGAAAATCCGATTGACGCCTACGTACAGACCAAGGTCGCAGCAGCAGGCAGGTCACGTAGGGCGGCCTCAGATGCAGCGCGGACGCTGCGCCTTCTCGCAAACGCACCAACGGCCAGAACACCAACAGGCCCGCTAGCACCAGATGCATTTCCAGAAACGCCGCCAGCGGAAGCAGCGGAGGGGACCGTAGTGGTCGCCGACACAGCACCCGTCGAACCGGTTCGTCCGCGCACGCTTGGTATCGGGACGGGGCAGGTCTTCTAA
- a CDS encoding D-2-hydroxyacid dehydrogenase encodes MHVHLENTTSKPRPFWLTPKLVDAARSSNAALPGEVRFTVGSDLEDFAGSLSTATVLVTSSGVICAPRFPRGDLAAAAPNLRFIHLIDAGVEDVMPLNWLPANVQLVNNSGVHVEKAREFTIMSLLALNARLPEIVWHQQRAQWEQVFTPLIRGKSLLVIGLGDMGQAAVAAGHTLGMKVFGVRRSGMSVPGVERVYLPGQLHEAVELADFIVIATPLTSGTRNLVSRSVLEATKQSAALLNIGRADVLDHGALVDLLRNGRLSGAILDVLPQEPLPSSSELWACPNLIINPHVGADDPTTYMTETMRLLFANLQQHLTGRPLQNIVDRMTEY; translated from the coding sequence ATGCACGTCCACCTAGAAAATACGACCTCCAAGCCCCGTCCGTTCTGGCTTACGCCTAAACTCGTCGACGCCGCGCGCTCGAGCAATGCCGCGTTGCCGGGCGAAGTGCGGTTCACCGTCGGTAGCGATCTGGAAGACTTTGCGGGCAGCTTATCGACTGCGACAGTGCTCGTTACGTCGTCGGGCGTCATTTGCGCTCCGCGGTTTCCGCGCGGTGATCTGGCCGCGGCTGCGCCCAATCTACGATTCATTCACCTGATCGATGCAGGCGTGGAAGACGTCATGCCGTTGAACTGGCTGCCGGCGAACGTCCAGCTAGTCAACAACAGCGGGGTACACGTAGAGAAGGCACGCGAATTCACGATCATGTCGTTGCTCGCACTCAACGCGCGCCTCCCGGAAATAGTGTGGCACCAGCAGCGGGCGCAATGGGAGCAGGTTTTCACACCGCTCATTCGAGGAAAATCGCTCCTGGTCATTGGGCTTGGTGACATGGGACAGGCAGCAGTGGCGGCTGGTCACACACTCGGCATGAAAGTCTTTGGCGTACGGCGTTCGGGCATGAGTGTACCTGGTGTCGAGCGAGTCTATTTGCCGGGTCAACTACACGAGGCGGTCGAATTAGCTGACTTCATCGTGATCGCTACGCCCTTGACTTCCGGTACGCGGAACCTCGTTAGTCGGTCAGTTTTGGAAGCGACGAAACAATCGGCAGCATTGTTGAATATTGGGCGAGCGGACGTTCTGGATCACGGCGCGCTCGTCGACTTGCTAAGGAATGGCAGGCTAAGCGGCGCGATATTGGACGTGTTGCCGCAAGAGCCGTTGCCCTCGTCGTCGGAGCTTTGGGCCTGCCCGAACCTGATTATCAATCCACATGTAGGCGCGGACGACCCAACCACTTACATGACGGAAACGATGCGATTGCTTTTCGCCAATTTGCAGCAACACCTTACCGGCCGGCCGCTTCAAAACATCGTAGATCGGATGACCGAATACTAA
- a CDS encoding CynX/NimT family MFS transporter, giving the protein MTLADEQLIDAQVDSVPPPKAEALTSVRGKVLLGASLVLVALNLRPLFSSLGSLLPEVARANGLAPAMASALTTLPVLCLGIFAPASPALARRFGAERIIFWLMLLLAVGTALRVTGPIVALFAGTILAGASIAVINVLLPGLIKRDFAERTGLMAGLYTMALCAGAAMAAGLTVPLERRFHGAWAPALAFWALPALVAALCWRPHLRSPQVVSHQGRIVSRGLWQCPLAWQVTIFMVLQSMLSFTVFGWLAPILRDRGVPADHAGLVVSVSVILQTLACLVAPATAAKLPNQRVLNAVVVVLAVSGFLGCLFAPLSTLWFWAVVQGLGQGALTSVALTLIVLRSKNAHIAAELSGMVQGVGYGVGATGPLLVGVLHGWTGNFESVGLMFAAVGVAAIVFGFLAGRARHVKGVLYEIRTIERIVTEV; this is encoded by the coding sequence ATGACGCTTGCAGACGAGCAGCTGATCGATGCGCAGGTTGATTCCGTGCCGCCGCCCAAGGCTGAAGCACTCACTAGTGTTCGCGGGAAGGTATTGCTTGGAGCCAGCCTTGTGCTGGTCGCGCTCAATCTCCGTCCGCTGTTTTCGAGCCTCGGTTCGTTGCTGCCTGAAGTGGCCCGTGCGAATGGCCTTGCGCCCGCGATGGCGAGCGCGCTCACGACCTTGCCGGTCCTGTGCCTTGGCATCTTTGCGCCGGCCAGTCCTGCGCTCGCACGCCGGTTTGGCGCCGAACGGATCATTTTCTGGCTGATGTTGCTGCTTGCGGTTGGTACCGCGTTGAGGGTGACCGGTCCGATCGTCGCGCTGTTCGCGGGCACGATCCTCGCTGGCGCCTCGATCGCGGTCATTAACGTGCTCCTGCCCGGCCTGATCAAACGGGACTTTGCCGAACGTACTGGTCTGATGGCGGGACTGTACACGATGGCGTTGTGCGCGGGTGCCGCCATGGCGGCCGGATTGACCGTGCCACTCGAGCGGCGGTTCCACGGTGCATGGGCACCCGCGCTCGCCTTCTGGGCATTGCCGGCTCTCGTCGCAGCACTCTGCTGGCGTCCTCATTTGCGCTCGCCGCAAGTGGTCAGTCATCAAGGGCGGATCGTGTCGCGTGGCCTGTGGCAGTGCCCACTTGCATGGCAGGTCACGATCTTCATGGTGCTTCAGTCAATGCTGTCATTCACCGTATTTGGATGGCTGGCTCCGATCCTGCGTGATCGCGGTGTGCCGGCCGACCACGCAGGTCTGGTGGTGTCGGTCTCGGTGATCCTGCAGACATTGGCGTGCCTGGTAGCGCCTGCTACGGCAGCGAAGCTTCCAAACCAGCGTGTACTCAATGCCGTCGTGGTCGTGCTGGCTGTCAGTGGCTTCCTTGGCTGTCTGTTTGCTCCACTTTCAACGCTGTGGTTCTGGGCAGTTGTACAAGGGCTCGGTCAGGGCGCGCTCACCTCGGTAGCGTTGACGCTGATTGTGCTGCGCTCGAAAAACGCGCACATTGCCGCCGAACTTTCCGGGATGGTGCAGGGAGTTGGCTATGGCGTCGGAGCCACGGGCCCGCTGCTGGTTGGTGTGTTGCATGGATGGACGGGAAATTTCGAGAGCGTGGGATTGATGTTCGCCGCGGTTGGTGTCGCTGCTATCGTTTTTGGTTTCCTTGCTGGGCGCGCACGCCACGTGAAGGGTGTGTTGTACGAAATCCGCACGATCGAGCGGATAGTCACTGAAGTGTGA
- a CDS encoding alpha-ketoglutarate-dependent dioxygenase AlkB, which yields MTDKAYLMIDYPDYLALEHGAFILRGFALRYGEELQRGLAKLQKSPFNRPSVTPSGLSMSGDSTTCFHLGWTTIERSKDHSLIDMPRAAMPEVLRSLGRDAAAAVGFNNFAPDVSLDSHSSPGARVSLHQEMSWPEGGAPIVAFVLGMASAFFFKEHESSVDARRINLWHGDVIVWGPAGTA from the coding sequence ATGACTGACAAGGCTTACTTGATGATCGACTACCCTGACTATCTCGCTCTCGAGCATGGCGCTTTTATATTGCGTGGGTTTGCGCTGCGCTACGGGGAAGAACTGCAGCGCGGCCTAGCCAAGCTACAAAAATCGCCATTTAATCGCCCCTCTGTAACGCCGAGTGGACTGAGCATGTCCGGCGACTCCACAACATGTTTTCATCTGGGCTGGACGACAATCGAGCGAAGTAAAGATCATTCTCTGATCGACATGCCGCGTGCGGCAATGCCAGAAGTATTGAGGAGTTTAGGGCGGGACGCCGCCGCTGCTGTGGGCTTCAATAACTTCGCGCCTGACGTCAGTCTGGACAGTCACTCTTCGCCAGGCGCGCGCGTCTCTTTGCATCAGGAGATGAGCTGGCCAGAAGGTGGCGCGCCTATCGTTGCATTTGTATTGGGAATGGCTAGCGCATTTTTCTTCAAGGAGCACGAGTCTTCGGTGGATGCTCGCAGGATCAACCTTTGGCACGGCGATGTCATCGTGTGGGGACCGGCAGGCACCGCTTGA
- a CDS encoding nuclear transport factor 2 family protein has product MKAIVEMLATRLQAAMLAGDVVELDDLIADDLIFTDHAGNRSDKAQDLDSTWCSRSYLITLRWTPSTRWLGGAISPSKDCRRLFSSSRAIISTDASPARAEWGGTCLIAASMIDRAISGLFSATRSKIAVKRAVSATRSPWPTISFGNSLVFMVCFLESGKAPS; this is encoded by the coding sequence ATGAAAGCCATCGTTGAAATGCTTGCGACGCGCCTGCAGGCAGCAATGCTCGCCGGGGATGTGGTCGAGCTGGACGACCTGATCGCGGACGACCTGATTTTCACGGATCACGCGGGGAACCGCTCCGACAAGGCGCAAGACCTGGATTCGACGTGGTGCAGCCGAAGCTACCTCATCACTCTGCGCTGGACGCCGTCGACGCGTTGGCTGGGCGGAGCGATCTCGCCCAGTAAAGACTGCAGACGGTTATTCAGTTCGTCGCGCGCGATCATTTCAACCGATGCCTCGCCCGCGCGTGCAGAGTGGGGCGGGACATGTCTGATTGCTGCCTCGATGATCGATCGCGCGATCTCCGGGTTATTTTCGGCGACGCGTTCGAAGATCGCAGTCAAAAGAGCGGTGTCAGCGACCCGCAGTCCCTGGCCAACGATCTCTTTCGGGAATTCTCTAGTGTTCATGGTGTGTTTCCTGGAGAGTGGCAAAGCACCAAGTTAG
- a CDS encoding MFS transporter, whose amino-acid sequence MSALELRATVSLAAIFALRMLGLFMIMPVFSVYAKTTPGGDNLLLVGIALGAYGVTQSLLYIFYGWVSDQVGRKPVIATGLVIFAIGSFVAAGAHDMVWIIVGRVIQGMGAVSSAVLALIADLTAEEHRTRAMAMVGGSIGMSFAVAIVGAPIVFHLVGMSGLFTLVGVFSILAVGVVIWVVPDAPRPVHVRAPFAEVLHNVELLRLNFGVLVLHATQTALFLVVPRLLVDAGLPVASHWKIYLPVMGLAFVMMVPAIIAAEKRGKMKAVIVSAIGLILIGQLLLGSLAHTLVIVSAVLFVYFLSFNILEASQPSLVSKLAPGNRKGAATGVYNTTQSIGLALGGVVGGWLLKHDGPGTVFYACSGLVLCWLIIAAGMKAPPRKA is encoded by the coding sequence ATGAGCGCGCTCGAATTGCGCGCGACTGTGTCGCTCGCCGCAATCTTTGCGCTGCGCATGCTAGGCCTCTTCATGATCATGCCGGTGTTTTCGGTCTATGCGAAAACCACCCCCGGCGGCGACAACCTGCTGCTGGTCGGCATCGCGCTCGGCGCCTACGGCGTGACGCAGTCGCTCCTCTACATCTTCTACGGCTGGGTCTCCGACCAGGTCGGCCGCAAGCCCGTCATCGCGACCGGCCTCGTGATCTTCGCGATCGGCAGCTTCGTCGCCGCAGGCGCGCACGACATGGTATGGATCATCGTGGGCCGCGTCATACAGGGCATGGGCGCGGTGTCGTCGGCCGTGCTCGCGCTCATCGCCGACCTGACCGCCGAGGAGCACCGTACCAGGGCGATGGCGATGGTGGGCGGCTCGATCGGCATGTCCTTCGCCGTGGCCATCGTGGGCGCACCGATCGTGTTCCACTTGGTCGGCATGAGCGGCCTCTTTACGCTGGTCGGCGTATTCTCGATCCTCGCGGTGGGCGTGGTGATATGGGTGGTGCCCGACGCACCGCGGCCTGTGCACGTGCGCGCGCCGTTCGCCGAGGTGCTCCACAACGTCGAACTGCTGCGCCTGAACTTCGGTGTGCTCGTGCTCCACGCCACGCAAACGGCGCTCTTTCTCGTCGTGCCGCGACTGCTCGTCGATGCCGGTCTGCCGGTCGCGTCGCACTGGAAGATTTACCTGCCGGTCATGGGTCTCGCATTCGTCATGATGGTTCCCGCCATCATCGCGGCGGAGAAACGGGGCAAGATGAAAGCCGTGATTGTTTCTGCGATCGGTCTTATCCTGATCGGCCAGCTGTTGCTCGGCTCGCTCGCGCATACACTCGTGATCGTGTCAGCTGTCCTCTTCGTGTACTTCCTCAGCTTCAACATTCTGGAAGCGTCGCAGCCCTCGCTCGTCTCGAAGCTCGCGCCGGGCAACCGCAAGGGCGCGGCCACGGGCGTCTACAACACCACGCAGTCGATCGGACTCGCGCTCGGCGGCGTGGTGGGCGGCTGGCTCCTCAAGCACGACGGCCCAGGCACCGTGTTTTACGCCTGCTCAGGCCTCGTCTTGTGCTGGCTTATAATCGCGGCCGGTATGAAGGCGCCACCGCGCAAGGCCTAG
- a CDS encoding FadR/GntR family transcriptional regulator: protein MKVHVSSQRFEQPAARVSLVDSAADILRERIRSGGWRVGDKLPIEPELAILLEVSRGTVRAAVRSLVVEGLLDVRQGAGTFVASAMERSAEVKRLRRMGLRSQFEVRRALEVEAMRLAAVRATARDLKQLRSLLEKRGHWLGVESDKVRFVADDYLFHLAILKAAHNPALLETYEFLSMAVNETIASTLEVDIPEPDYEAHRSLIDAIESRSPDIAEKAVRDFMDFILVALPEVSRS, encoded by the coding sequence ATGAAAGTTCATGTCTCCAGCCAGCGATTTGAGCAGCCTGCCGCACGCGTATCACTCGTCGATTCGGCCGCCGATATCCTGCGTGAACGTATTCGTAGCGGTGGGTGGAGAGTAGGCGACAAACTGCCAATTGAACCTGAGCTGGCAATCCTCCTCGAGGTCAGTCGTGGAACAGTGCGTGCGGCTGTGCGCAGCCTTGTCGTCGAGGGATTGCTGGACGTGCGTCAGGGGGCGGGTACCTTTGTGGCATCAGCCATGGAGCGTTCAGCTGAAGTTAAGCGGCTACGGCGTATGGGCCTGCGGAGTCAGTTCGAGGTACGCCGCGCACTTGAAGTGGAGGCCATGCGCCTTGCGGCTGTGCGGGCGACAGCGCGCGACCTCAAGCAATTGCGCTCGTTGCTTGAGAAGCGCGGTCACTGGCTTGGCGTCGAAAGTGACAAGGTGCGATTTGTTGCCGATGACTACCTGTTCCACCTGGCGATCTTAAAGGCGGCGCACAATCCCGCACTTCTTGAAACTTACGAATTCCTCTCGATGGCAGTGAATGAAACCATCGCATCGACTCTTGAAGTCGACATTCCTGAACCCGATTACGAGGCGCATCGCTCGTTGATCGACGCCATCGAGTCGCGCTCTCCCGATATAGCGGAAAAGGCAGTCCGCGATTTCATGGATTTCATCCTTGTCGCGTTGCCGGAGGTGTCCCGCTCATGA
- a CDS encoding ester cyclase, which translates to MSKEDDNKAIVGRWFTDFWGKTGNLDIVDELAAPDMLLHYSLHEPRRGRDDIKAFMTDFREAFPDLNFWGAADLIAEGDYVVGRWEGGGTHTGPAFSDFLIGSLPAATGRKMRFTGTTVLRLNGGKIVEEIGLDDGVTALQQLGLLKAA; encoded by the coding sequence ATGTCCAAAGAAGATGACAACAAGGCCATCGTAGGCCGCTGGTTCACCGATTTCTGGGGCAAGACCGGCAACCTCGACATTGTCGACGAACTTGCTGCGCCTGACATGCTTCTGCACTACTCGCTGCACGAGCCGCGTCGTGGTCGCGATGACATCAAGGCATTCATGACCGATTTCCGCGAAGCATTCCCGGACCTCAACTTCTGGGGTGCCGCTGATCTCATCGCCGAGGGGGACTATGTGGTCGGTCGTTGGGAGGGGGGAGGCACACATACCGGTCCGGCATTCAGCGATTTCCTCATTGGATCGTTGCCGGCCGCGACCGGACGGAAAATGCGCTTCACCGGCACGACCGTGCTACGGCTCAATGGTGGCAAGATCGTCGAAGAAATCGGGCTGGACGACGGCGTGACAGCGCTGCAACAACTTGGACTCCTCAAGGCAGCGTGA
- a CDS encoding ATP-binding protein, which yields MSLQVSRPVDPSLHPLVTGNYRIATPAIESFYELVVSCLRYRVTGALIYGAPRIGKTRSIEYVRLLLAKEYPKVTSYHARCEHKPRHAEGPFFSNLLEAVADHDPNAGTNPAKRMRLSLRIREAAARAGSGTVLLFCDEAQRYNENEYEWLRDVHDALDRQQIKLFTFLVGQQELLAQKSALQIAGKTQIVARLMVEELAFHGIRNAEDVATCLNGYDQTAYPEGTQWSFTRFYLPQAFDAGYRLVNDAALLWNAFEAAHHKATLAGRLEIPMESFARAVEIALKDSELRDAPGYSPDASLWAHAVRHSGYVQSRHATGRVLVHA from the coding sequence ATGTCACTCCAGGTCTCGCGTCCAGTCGATCCGTCGCTGCACCCGCTCGTCACCGGCAACTACCGGATTGCCACACCGGCTATCGAATCATTCTACGAACTCGTCGTGAGCTGTCTTCGCTACCGTGTGACGGGCGCGCTCATTTACGGTGCTCCGAGGATCGGCAAGACGCGTTCGATAGAATACGTGCGCCTGCTGCTTGCCAAGGAATATCCCAAAGTGACGAGCTATCATGCCCGGTGCGAGCACAAGCCGCGGCACGCAGAAGGGCCATTCTTTTCAAACCTGCTGGAAGCTGTTGCCGATCATGATCCGAACGCGGGCACCAACCCCGCGAAACGAATGCGACTGTCGTTGCGCATCCGGGAAGCGGCTGCGCGCGCTGGCAGCGGGACGGTTCTGCTCTTTTGCGATGAGGCGCAACGCTACAACGAAAACGAATATGAGTGGCTGAGGGATGTACACGATGCACTCGACCGCCAGCAGATCAAGCTGTTCACGTTCCTCGTTGGTCAGCAGGAGTTGCTCGCCCAGAAGAGCGCGCTGCAGATCGCCGGCAAGACGCAGATCGTCGCGCGCCTGATGGTCGAAGAACTTGCCTTCCATGGCATCCGCAATGCCGAAGATGTCGCCACGTGTCTGAACGGTTACGACCAGACCGCCTATCCCGAGGGCACGCAGTGGAGCTTCACGAGGTTTTACCTGCCACAGGCGTTCGATGCAGGTTATCGACTTGTCAACGATGCGGCCCTACTCTGGAATGCCTTCGAGGCCGCGCACCACAAGGCGACCCTGGCTGGCCGTCTCGAAATACCTATGGAATCGTTTGCGCGGGCCGTCGAGATCGCGCTCAAGGATAGCGAACTCAGGGATGCTCCGGGGTATAGTCCGGACGCCTCGTTATGGGCCCACGCTGTGCGGCACTCCGGCTATGTTCAGTCGCGCCATGCAACTGGTCGCGTGCTTGTCCACGCGTAA
- a CDS encoding IS1182 family transposase, which produces MKRFIEGEDRKQVTLLPECLDDFVAEDNPVRIIEAFVEELDLASLGFDGAMPSTTGRPSYHPAVLLKIYIYGYLNRVQSSRRLERECQRNVELMWLTGRLAPDFKTIADFRRDNGVGIRNVCRRFVMLCRELKLFSQALVAIDGSKFKAVNTRDRNFTEGKGDKRQKQIEESIQRYLNALETADRTQPAELEAKTTRLQDKIARLREQMRNLEQIKEQLKTEPDGQLSMTDPDARSMATSGKGSGMVGYNVQVAVDAKHHLIVAHVVTNSGSDRAQLSPMAKAARDAMGKARLRAVADRGYYSGPQIKECADAGIAVMLPKPTTSSAKCHGRFDRADFIYIARDDEYQCPAGERAIYRFTREEHGMQLRRYWSSACPQCPIKSQCTPSPYRRITRWEHESVLEGVQRQLDQTPEAMTIRRRTVEHVFGTFKHWMGYTHFLTRRLPNVGTEMSLNVLAYNLTRVLRILGFKKTMKAMRLVGA; this is translated from the coding sequence ATGAAGCGATTCATAGAAGGTGAAGATCGCAAGCAGGTGACGCTGCTTCCAGAATGCCTCGATGACTTCGTTGCCGAGGACAATCCGGTCAGGATCATCGAGGCGTTCGTTGAAGAGCTTGACCTTGCATCATTGGGCTTCGATGGAGCAATGCCGTCGACCACAGGTCGACCGTCCTATCATCCAGCAGTGCTGCTGAAGATCTATATCTACGGCTACCTGAACCGGGTGCAATCGAGTCGGCGTCTTGAGCGCGAATGCCAGCGCAATGTTGAGTTGATGTGGCTGACGGGCCGCCTGGCGCCGGACTTCAAGACCATAGCCGACTTCCGTCGTGACAACGGCGTCGGCATTCGCAACGTGTGTCGCCGCTTCGTGATGCTGTGCCGTGAACTGAAGCTGTTCTCGCAAGCACTGGTTGCCATTGACGGCAGCAAGTTCAAGGCAGTCAATACGCGCGATCGCAACTTCACGGAGGGTAAGGGCGACAAGCGCCAGAAGCAGATCGAGGAGAGCATCCAGCGGTATCTGAACGCGCTGGAGACTGCCGATCGTACGCAACCCGCTGAGCTGGAAGCAAAGACGACTCGGCTGCAGGACAAGATCGCGCGTTTGCGCGAGCAGATGCGAAACCTCGAGCAGATCAAGGAGCAACTCAAGACTGAGCCTGACGGTCAGCTCTCGATGACCGATCCTGATGCACGCTCCATGGCGACGAGCGGCAAAGGCTCAGGCATGGTGGGCTACAACGTACAGGTGGCGGTAGACGCCAAACACCACCTCATCGTTGCTCACGTGGTCACAAACTCTGGCAGCGACCGGGCGCAGCTTAGCCCCATGGCAAAAGCTGCGCGCGATGCGATGGGTAAGGCCAGACTGCGGGCCGTCGCCGATCGTGGCTACTATAGTGGGCCTCAGATCAAGGAGTGCGCGGATGCCGGGATCGCGGTAATGCTGCCGAAACCCACGACATCAAGCGCGAAATGCCATGGTCGATTTGATAGGGCTGACTTCATCTACATTGCGCGGGACGACGAATACCAGTGTCCAGCCGGTGAACGGGCAATCTACCGTTTCACCCGGGAGGAACATGGTATGCAATTACGCCGATACTGGAGCAGCGCCTGTCCTCAGTGCCCAATAAAATCGCAATGCACGCCAAGTCCGTATCGGCGAATCACCCGATGGGAACACGAGTCAGTGTTGGAAGGTGTTCAACGTCAACTCGACCAAACGCCTGAGGCAATGACGATACGCCGACGCACCGTCGAACATGTCTTCGGGACGTTCAAGCACTGGATGGGTTACACGCACTTCCTGACACGCCGGCTACCCAACGTGGGCACCGAAATGAGTCTTAACGTACTTGCCTACAATCTCACCCGAGTGCTGCGAATCCTGGGGTTCAAGAAGACAATGAAGGCGATGCGGCTGGTGGGTGCGTGA